A region from the Nocardioides coralli genome encodes:
- a CDS encoding HNH endonuclease signature motif containing protein, giving the protein MSSLAVTETPVVADRSVLAAASAALRSRAAADVALLIAAADWGLAHPATEDVPAAGHGERDLHGEGVMSCTAAGTPEVAEFAPMELAAALGWTYESAMLLMADALDLSHRMPRLWRLVVDHEVPVWLARRAAQQARDLSMEAAAYADRLLAWQWRRLNPTRVDRLVDEARLYHDPDLAQEQEGAALADRHARLRPTGHPLVTDLWLRLDTSDALALDHTIGRGAEALAALGDPDDLEIRRARAAGLLANPQATLDLLTGGTEQLPPAPGLASSATVVLHVAPDDLDPAETGVARVDRLGPVLVDRITKWLADSTVTIKPVLDLSRSDAVDRHDPPTWMRDLVVARDPWCVHPGCRRDAAACDLDHIEPYVPLDDGGSPGQTRPGNLAPLCRAHHRAKTHGGHHYVRRPDGSYRWTLPSGLVLTVPATQARPRPVRKRRTSRSAP; this is encoded by the coding sequence ATGTCCAGCCTCGCCGTCACCGAGACCCCGGTCGTCGCCGACCGGTCGGTGCTGGCTGCCGCGAGCGCCGCGCTCCGGTCCCGGGCGGCGGCCGACGTCGCGCTGCTGATCGCCGCCGCCGACTGGGGTCTGGCCCACCCGGCGACCGAGGACGTCCCGGCAGCGGGTCACGGTGAACGGGACCTGCACGGCGAGGGCGTGATGTCCTGCACGGCTGCCGGGACGCCAGAGGTCGCCGAGTTCGCCCCGATGGAGCTCGCCGCCGCACTCGGCTGGACCTACGAGTCGGCCATGCTGCTGATGGCCGACGCCCTCGACCTGTCCCACCGGATGCCGCGACTGTGGCGGCTCGTCGTCGACCACGAGGTCCCGGTCTGGCTCGCGCGGCGCGCGGCCCAGCAGGCCCGCGACCTGTCGATGGAAGCCGCGGCGTACGCCGACCGGTTGCTGGCCTGGCAGTGGCGCCGGCTCAACCCCACGCGCGTCGACCGGCTGGTCGACGAGGCCCGGCTCTACCACGACCCCGACCTGGCGCAGGAGCAGGAGGGCGCCGCGCTCGCCGACCGTCATGCACGACTCCGGCCGACCGGGCACCCGCTCGTCACGGACCTCTGGCTGCGGCTCGACACCTCCGACGCGCTCGCCCTCGACCACACCATCGGCCGCGGAGCGGAGGCCCTCGCGGCGCTCGGTGATCCCGACGACCTGGAGATCCGCCGCGCGCGTGCTGCCGGGCTGCTCGCGAATCCGCAGGCCACCCTCGACCTCCTCACCGGCGGCACCGAGCAGCTTCCACCCGCCCCCGGGCTGGCGAGCAGCGCGACGGTCGTGCTCCACGTCGCCCCCGACGACCTCGATCCCGCCGAGACCGGCGTCGCGCGGGTCGACCGGCTCGGTCCAGTCCTGGTCGACCGGATCACGAAGTGGCTGGCCGACTCGACGGTGACCATCAAGCCGGTCCTCGACCTGAGCCGAAGCGACGCCGTCGACCGCCACGACCCACCCACGTGGATGCGCGACCTCGTGGTCGCGCGCGACCCCTGGTGCGTCCACCCCGGCTGTCGACGCGACGCCGCGGCCTGCGACCTCGACCACATCGAGCCCTACGTCCCTCTGGACGACGGCGGCTCGCCCGGCCAGACCCGACCAGGGAACCTTGCTCCACTCTGCCGGGCCCACCACCGCGCCAAGACACACGGCGGCCACCATTACGTACGCCGTCCCGACGGCTCCTACCGGTGGACCCTGCCCAGCGGGCTCGTCCTGACGGTGCCGGCGACGCAAGCTCGTCCGCGACCTGTCCGCAAGCGACGAACCAGCCGCTCCGCACCCTGA
- the ispG gene encoding flavodoxin-dependent (E)-4-hydroxy-3-methylbut-2-enyl-diphosphate synthase, protein MTEINLGMPEAPPPVLAPRRQTRQIKVGAVGVGSDHPISVQSMTTTLTADINSTLQQIAELTASGCDIVRVACPSADDAEALPAIAQKSQIPVIADIHFQPRYVFQAIEAGCAAVRVNPGNIKKFDDQVKEIAQAASDHGTSIRIGVNAGSLDKRLLEKYGKATPEALVESAVWEASLFEEHGFRDFKISVKHNDPVVMVRAYELLAEAGDWPLHLGVTEAGPAFQGTIKSSVAFGALLSKGIGDTIRVSLSAPPVEEVKVGLQILESLNLRPRRLEIVSCPSCGRAQVDVYKLADEVTAGLDGLEVPLRVAVMGCVVNGPGEAREADLGVASGNGKGQIFVKGEVIKTVPESKIVETLIEEAMRIAEDMDVVEGSQANVSVS, encoded by the coding sequence ATGACCGAGATCAACCTGGGCATGCCCGAGGCACCCCCGCCGGTGCTGGCGCCGCGTCGTCAGACGCGCCAGATCAAGGTCGGGGCGGTGGGTGTGGGCAGCGACCACCCCATCTCGGTGCAGTCGATGACCACGACGCTGACGGCCGACATCAACTCCACCCTCCAGCAGATCGCGGAGCTGACCGCCTCCGGGTGCGACATCGTCCGGGTCGCGTGCCCGAGTGCCGACGACGCGGAGGCGCTGCCGGCGATCGCGCAGAAGAGCCAGATCCCGGTCATCGCCGACATCCACTTCCAGCCGCGCTACGTCTTCCAGGCGATCGAGGCCGGCTGCGCGGCCGTGCGCGTCAACCCCGGCAACATCAAGAAGTTCGACGACCAGGTCAAGGAGATCGCGCAGGCGGCCTCCGACCACGGCACGTCGATCCGGATCGGGGTCAACGCCGGCTCGCTCGACAAGCGGCTGCTGGAGAAGTACGGCAAGGCCACCCCGGAGGCGCTGGTGGAGTCGGCGGTGTGGGAGGCGAGCCTGTTCGAGGAGCACGGCTTCCGCGACTTCAAGATCTCGGTGAAGCACAACGACCCCGTCGTGATGGTGCGCGCCTACGAGCTGCTGGCCGAGGCCGGCGACTGGCCGCTCCACCTCGGCGTGACGGAGGCCGGGCCGGCGTTCCAGGGGACGATCAAGTCGAGCGTCGCCTTCGGTGCCCTGCTCAGCAAGGGGATCGGCGACACCATCCGGGTGTCGCTGTCGGCGCCGCCGGTCGAGGAGGTCAAGGTCGGGCTGCAGATCCTGGAGTCGCTCAACCTGCGGCCCCGCCGCCTCGAGATCGTCTCCTGCCCGAGCTGCGGCCGGGCCCAGGTCGACGTCTACAAGCTGGCCGACGAGGTGACCGCCGGGCTCGACGGGCTCGAGGTGCCGCTGCGCGTCGCCGTGATGGGGTGCGTCGTCAATGGGCCCGGCGAGGCCCGCGAAGCCGATCTCGGCGTGGCCTCCGGCAACGGCAAGGGTCAGATCTTCGTCAAGGGCGAGGTCATCAAGACCGTGCCCGAGAGCAAGATCGTGGAGACCCTCATCGAAGAGGCGATGCGGATCGCCGAGGACATGGACGTCGTCGAGGGCAGCCAGGCCAACGTGTCGGTGTCGTAG
- a CDS encoding M50 family metallopeptidase, with product MTALYYTLGVVIFVVAILVSIGLHEFGHLIPAKKFGGKVTQWFVGFGPTVWSKQVGETEYGIKAIPLGGFVKIVGMLPPGAEELDEDRRNPVYDADGNRVVRLRKSNTGLFTQLISDARAAEWEHIKPGDEDRLFYKMPWWKKVIVMAGGPSVNIAIAFLIFVPVFALYGNPGDLQVKPVVQEVAPCLVPAAEDGRACTPEELRENPTPARTAGLREGDRFVSFNGTPITSWETLQEVIRANDDGEAVMVVDRAGELVTLRTNTTVEMRPTSLTDDTLVQVGFLGVVPESELGTGGPIYTLDQMGEMTVATVQALGTLPVKVWGVARAIVGLEERDPNGPVSIVGGGRLAGETVSHEGFPALEKTIFLLMLIAGFNFFIGMFNFVPLLPLDGGHIAGALFEAVRRGVARLTGRPDPGYVDVAKLLPVAYVMASVLLVLGVVLIIGDLVVPLSLQS from the coding sequence ATGACCGCGCTCTACTACACCCTCGGCGTGGTGATCTTCGTGGTCGCCATCCTGGTGTCGATCGGGCTGCACGAGTTCGGGCACCTCATCCCCGCGAAGAAGTTCGGCGGCAAGGTCACCCAGTGGTTCGTGGGCTTCGGACCGACGGTGTGGAGCAAGCAGGTCGGTGAGACCGAGTACGGCATCAAGGCGATCCCCCTGGGCGGGTTCGTCAAGATCGTCGGCATGCTCCCCCCGGGGGCGGAGGAGCTCGACGAGGACCGCCGCAACCCCGTCTACGACGCCGACGGCAACCGCGTGGTCCGGCTGCGCAAGTCCAACACCGGCCTGTTCACCCAGCTGATCTCGGACGCGCGGGCCGCGGAGTGGGAGCACATCAAGCCCGGGGACGAGGACCGGCTCTTCTACAAGATGCCGTGGTGGAAGAAGGTCATCGTGATGGCCGGCGGGCCGTCGGTGAACATCGCGATCGCGTTCCTCATCTTCGTGCCGGTCTTCGCCCTCTACGGCAACCCGGGCGACCTCCAGGTCAAGCCCGTGGTCCAGGAGGTCGCCCCGTGTCTCGTGCCCGCGGCCGAGGACGGGCGCGCCTGCACACCGGAGGAGCTGCGCGAGAACCCCACGCCGGCGCGGACGGCGGGCCTGCGGGAGGGTGACCGGTTCGTCTCCTTCAACGGGACGCCGATCACGAGCTGGGAGACCCTGCAGGAGGTCATCCGCGCCAACGACGACGGCGAGGCCGTGATGGTCGTCGACCGGGCCGGCGAGCTGGTGACGCTGCGGACCAACACGACCGTCGAGATGCGACCGACCAGCCTGACCGACGACACGCTCGTCCAGGTCGGCTTCCTGGGTGTGGTGCCGGAGTCGGAGCTCGGCACCGGCGGGCCGATCTACACCCTCGACCAGATGGGCGAGATGACCGTCGCGACGGTGCAGGCGCTCGGGACGCTGCCGGTCAAGGTCTGGGGAGTCGCCCGCGCCATCGTCGGGCTCGAGGAGCGCGACCCCAACGGGCCGGTGAGCATCGTCGGCGGGGGCAGGCTGGCCGGCGAGACGGTCTCGCACGAGGGCTTCCCCGCCCTGGAGAAGACGATCTTCCTGCTGATGCTGATCGCGGGCTTCAACTTCTTCATCGGCATGTTCAACTTCGTGCCGCTGCTGCCTCTCGACGGTGGCCACATCGCCGGTGCGCTGTTCGAGGCCGTACGCCGGGGAGTGGCGCGGCTGACCGGCCGACCCGACCCGGGCTACGTCGACGTCGCCAAGCTGCTCCCGGTCGCCTACGTGATGGCGTCGGTGTTGCTGGTGCTGGGTGTCGTGCTGATCATCGGCGACCTCGTCGTACCTCTCAGCCTGCAGTCCTGA
- the dxr gene encoding 1-deoxy-D-xylulose-5-phosphate reductoisomerase: protein MQRRDVVVLGSTGSIGTQALDLVRANPDRFRVVGLTAGGSNPSLLEQQVAEFAPAYSGVGEDASVEAAGMAADVVLNGITGAVGLRPTLAALEAGTTLALANKESLIIGGPLVKERAAPGQIVPVDSEHSAIAQSLRAGSRHEVRRLVLTASGGPFRGRSREQLADVTPEQALAHPNFAMGRVITTNSATLVNKGLEVIEAHLLFDVPLTAIDVVVHPQQLIHSMVEFVDGAVVAQLGVPTMLVPIALGLGWPHRVPDAETPIDWTRAADWRFEPLDHDAFPAVALAHRAGERGSTAPAVYNAANEVCVDAFHEGRLAFVDIVPTIAAVLADHDVPSEVELTVRDVLDADAWARTAATARIHGTEGPEATA, encoded by the coding sequence CCTCGACCTCGTGCGAGCCAACCCGGACCGGTTCCGGGTCGTCGGGTTGACCGCCGGCGGGTCGAACCCGTCGCTCCTCGAGCAGCAGGTGGCCGAGTTCGCGCCGGCGTACTCCGGTGTCGGCGAGGACGCCAGCGTGGAGGCGGCCGGGATGGCCGCCGACGTCGTCCTCAACGGCATCACGGGTGCCGTCGGGCTGCGGCCGACGCTGGCCGCGCTCGAGGCGGGGACGACGCTGGCGCTCGCCAACAAGGAGAGCCTGATCATCGGGGGCCCGCTGGTGAAGGAGCGCGCCGCGCCGGGGCAGATCGTCCCCGTCGACAGCGAGCACAGCGCGATCGCCCAGAGCCTGCGCGCCGGCAGCCGGCACGAGGTACGCCGGCTGGTGCTCACGGCGAGCGGGGGACCGTTCCGCGGCCGTTCCCGGGAGCAGCTGGCAGACGTGACCCCGGAGCAGGCCCTGGCGCACCCGAACTTCGCGATGGGACGGGTGATCACCACCAACTCGGCCACGCTGGTCAACAAGGGGCTCGAGGTGATCGAGGCCCACCTGCTCTTCGACGTCCCCCTCACGGCGATCGACGTCGTGGTCCACCCGCAGCAGCTGATCCACTCGATGGTCGAGTTCGTCGACGGCGCCGTGGTCGCCCAGCTGGGCGTCCCGACGATGCTGGTCCCGATCGCGCTCGGGCTCGGCTGGCCCCACCGGGTGCCCGACGCGGAGACGCCGATCGACTGGACCCGCGCCGCCGACTGGCGGTTCGAGCCACTGGACCACGACGCCTTCCCGGCGGTGGCGCTCGCCCACCGGGCCGGCGAGCGCGGCAGCACGGCCCCGGCGGTCTACAACGCCGCCAACGAGGTCTGCGTCGACGCCTTCCACGAGGGGCGTCTCGCCTTCGTCGACATCGTGCCGACGATCGCAGCCGTTCTGGCCGACCACGACGTACCCTCGGAGGTGGAGCTCACCGTCCGCGACGTGCTCGATGCTGACGCCTGGGCCCGCACCGCCGCCACAGCCCGCATCCACGGAACCGAAGGACCAGAGGCCACCGCATGA